A single window of Crassostrea angulata isolate pt1a10 chromosome 8, ASM2561291v2, whole genome shotgun sequence DNA harbors:
- the LOC128161616 gene encoding uncharacterized protein LOC128161616: MLAKMLVIYFIQALETTALHYAGKYKYQDVVSFISSENACSFYPWNLQFIIGKAELLLNESCLEEQMCSGRDDAQNCTSKPNQLKSFCRCNTKYHLSTTLYKKSEYQDVKEKKDCRCNKEQKNSYLFTAVGMVFCVVACSLFGFIVGLKRRKPNSYRLDCPNSSQMPTRNTTTYSFADDSEDTNCDRIRIEAYSHNSLDVRAENNCENSENVNNSSELQSVRKQPNKAACSLGQIRQKQLQMYDDIYSVALSMSISSSSTKELEDIYDELYHEEGNDDTRNLYDNSVRQCPYRDQQVDNNDTYDHLHQEQIILSENVYGLSNVSLSALNQQDKSDIENKL, encoded by the exons ATGCTTGCAAAGATGttggttatatattttattcaggCATTAGAAACGACAGCTTTACATTACGCTGG AAAATACAAGTATCAAGATGTCGTGTCATTCATTTCAAGTGAAAATGCATGCAGCTTTTACCCTTGGAATTTACAGTTTATCATTGGGAAAg CCGAACTTCTACTTAATGAGTCTTGTTTAGAGGAGCAGATGTGTTCCGGAAGAGACGATGCACAGAATTGCACTTCCAAACCAAACCAGCTAAAATCTTTCTGTAGATGTAACACCAAATACCATTTATCAACAACACTCTACAAAA AAAGTGAATATCAAGATGTAAAGGAGAAAAAAGATTGCAGATGTAATAAAG AACAAAAGAATTCATACCTTTTTACAGCCGTGGGGATGGTGTTTTGTGTTGTTGCATGTtcattatttggttttattgtGGGATTGAAAAGAAGAAAACCTAATTCATACAG GTTAGACTGTCCAAATTCTTCTCAAATGCCTACAAGGAATACCACCACCTACTCATTTGCAGACGACTCAGAAGACACAAACTGTGATAGAATCAGAATTGAG GCATATTCACACAACTCTTTGGATGTTCGAGCAGAAAATAATTGTGAAAATTCAGAAAATGTCAACAATTCGTCAGAATTGCAGAGTGTCAGAAAGCAACCAAACAAAGCTGCATGCTCATTAGGTCAGATTAGACAAAAACAACTGCAAATGTATGACGACATCTATAGTGTGGCACTTTCAATGTCAATTTCGTCTTCTTCCACAAAAGAACTTGAAGATATATATGATGAACTGTATCACGAAGAGGGCAATGATGATACTAGAAACCTTTACGACAACTCAGTCCGTCAATGTCCATATAGAGATCAACAGGTTGATAATAATGATACGTACGATCATCTACACCAAGAACAAATCATTCTGTCTGAAAACGTCTATGGTTTGTCCAATGTTTCGTTATCAGCAttgaatcagcaagacaaatcaGATATTGAGAACAAATTgtga